ATCCGCGATATCCGACTGATGACGAACAATCCCCGCAAGATCGTCGGTCTGGAGGGGTACGGACTGCGCATCGTGGAACGGCTGCCGATCGATGTCGGCCCCAACCCCGTCAATGCAGGGTACCTGTCGACGAAAAGACGGAAATTGGGGCACCTGCTCGCCGAGACCGCCGCCGTGGGGTCGCGGAACACCTGTGGGACCTGATTCGCATTCCGGAGGAGAAGCGCATGGGCGGACACATCAAGGAATACGATGCGATCGTCATCGGCGCGGGACTGGCCGGCCTTTCCTGCGCCAACGCCCTCCTGAACAGGGGGAAAAGCGTCTGTGTACTGGAAAAGGAACCGAAGGTGGGGGGGTGCCAAAGCTTTTTCCGGCGGAACGGGTTCCTCTTCGAGTCGTGCCTCCACTCGGTGGCCGAGACGTATGACGGTGGGCCGGTCCTGGCCGTCCTGAAGGCGATCGGGGTGGAGCCTCCGTCCTTTGTGAGGCTGGACCCCGCCTTCTGCTATGTATTCCCGGACCGGACATTCGCGGTTCCGCAGGAGATGCGGGACCAAAAGGATTCCCTGAAGCGGGAATTCCCCGAGGAGGCCGCCGGGATCGACCAGCTCTTCGACCGGATGGATCGGATCTACGACGGCCTGGGAAAGTTGCCGGAGGTTACCCCTCCCGTCGCCGAAAACGTCGGGCTGGTGTTCCAGGACCTGCTCGACAAGTTCCTGACCGATGGGAAATTGAAGGCCGTGATTTCCGGGTTCTGGGGATATCTGGGCATACCCCCGTCCAAGGCATCCTCCCTGGTCCTTTCCGGGTTCAATGCCTCGATCGGCAATCACGGGAATTTCTTCCCGCGGGAAGGGGTGCTCGGGATCCTGACGCCCTTGAGAAACGGCATCCTGTCCCGAGGCGGGAAGATCTTCACGAACGCCAAGGTGAGCAAGATCATCGTCGGTGACGGCAAGGCGGAAGGGGTGATCCTCGAGAGCGGGGAGTTCGTCCGGGGAAACGCCGTCATTTCCAATGTGGACGCGTTGACGACTTTTTTCGGAATGGCGGGGGAGCAGCACCTTCCCGCCGCGTTTTCCGAACGGCTGAGAGGGTTGGAGCCCACGCTGTCCGCGCTCAGCGTCTACCTCGGGATAAGAAACGACGTACCCCTGCCGGGAAATCTTTCGGTCGCGAACCT
Above is a window of Deltaproteobacteria bacterium DNA encoding:
- a CDS encoding NAD(P)/FAD-dependent oxidoreductase; the protein is MGGHIKEYDAIVIGAGLAGLSCANALLNRGKSVCVLEKEPKVGGCQSFFRRNGFLFESCLHSVAETYDGGPVLAVLKAIGVEPPSFVRLDPAFCYVFPDRTFAVPQEMRDQKDSLKREFPEEAAGIDQLFDRMDRIYDGLGKLPEVTPPVAENVGLVFQDLLDKFLTDGKLKAVISGFWGYLGIPPSKASSLVLSGFNASIGNHGNFFPREGVLGILTPLRNGILSRGGKIFTNAKVSKIIVGDGKAEGVILESGEFVRGNAVISNVDALTTFFGMAGEQHLPAAFSERLRGLEPTLSALSVYLGIRNDVPLPGNLSVANLVYPGYDMERQYEAIRRVEIEEMPYALSIPTFVNPSVAPPGHHIVSLFMAVPYGLPDGASWREKKDEFTDRFIRVAEKAIPGLRSRIVVKESATPDTLVRYTGNRFGAVGGWDYTPASIANRPVNRSPIEGLWLTGHWTVPGVGIHGAIQSGWITASMIP